A single genomic interval of Roseomonas aeriglobus harbors:
- a CDS encoding xanthine dehydrogenase family protein molybdopterin-binding subunit codes for MQLSRRALLAGGVVVGVAVAWQVWPRAEQAALPTAEGETAFGGWIKIGKDGHIVVAVPQCEHGQGVYTALAQVAADELGADWRTVGVEASPESPLYANPLGAAAVLGTDDGWFADAAPMLTGGSTSIRQFERPVREAAAATRTLLCKAAAREWGIDWEACLTRDGFVVAGERRARFGDLAMAAVQESLPKTPQLRVGDEGRLTGTPAPRLDAPSKVDGSANFAGDIRLPNMLFASIRQGPFGDSRLVRYDTAAADKVSGVSRIVATDRWIAAVGDNWWAANQALGALAPRFETPGPLADDRGITAALDAALAAEGTQLAGTGDVAAAFAGGGLIRADYRVAAGVPAAIEPVTATASFEHGKLVVWMASQAPGLARAAAARALGIGEGGVVLHPMMAGGSFGAALEVTVAEQVAHLARELGRPVQLTWSRAESLMHTPVRAPAVGRLTARLDGRGMVAGWQAQIATPPVGPALRARLAGRTAPGAVADPQAVDGASPVYRLPAWAVSHHPAAIGVPVGYTRGGAHIASCFFTESFVDELARRAEAEPLSYRISMLGGAPRLARCLSTVATLGGWQGGTPGSGQGIACHAVAGSYIALMVEGGLGDGGVPRVERMVAAVDVGRAVNPDLVRQQIEGGLIYGLAAAVGASTGYSGGLADVRSFRDLQLPRLTSSPDITVELIDSRADPGGASELAVPVVAPALANAIFAATGRRIRTLPL; via the coding sequence GCGCTCGCCCAGGTCGCCGCTGACGAGCTCGGCGCCGATTGGCGTACGGTCGGTGTCGAGGCGTCGCCGGAAAGCCCGCTATACGCCAATCCGCTGGGCGCGGCGGCAGTGCTGGGCACCGACGACGGCTGGTTCGCCGATGCCGCACCGATGCTGACCGGCGGCTCGACCTCGATCCGTCAGTTCGAACGCCCGGTGCGCGAGGCGGCCGCCGCAACGCGGACCTTGCTCTGCAAGGCAGCGGCGCGCGAATGGGGAATCGACTGGGAGGCGTGCCTGACCCGCGACGGCTTCGTCGTCGCAGGCGAGCGGCGCGCGCGATTCGGCGATCTCGCGATGGCGGCGGTGCAAGAGAGCCTGCCGAAGACGCCGCAACTGCGCGTCGGCGACGAAGGGCGGCTGACCGGCACGCCCGCACCGCGGCTCGATGCGCCGTCGAAGGTCGATGGCAGCGCGAACTTCGCCGGCGATATCCGCCTCCCGAACATGCTCTTCGCCAGCATCCGGCAGGGGCCGTTCGGCGACAGCCGGCTGGTCCGCTACGACACCGCGGCCGCGGATAAAGTTTCCGGCGTATCGCGGATCGTCGCGACCGATCGCTGGATCGCCGCGGTTGGAGACAATTGGTGGGCCGCGAACCAGGCGCTCGGCGCGCTTGCCCCGCGGTTCGAGACACCGGGTCCGCTCGCCGACGATCGCGGCATCACCGCTGCACTCGATGCAGCGCTGGCGGCCGAGGGGACGCAACTGGCGGGGACGGGCGATGTCGCCGCGGCCTTTGCCGGCGGAGGCTTGATCCGCGCCGACTACCGCGTCGCGGCCGGCGTCCCCGCGGCGATCGAGCCGGTGACGGCAACCGCCAGCTTCGAACATGGCAAGCTGGTCGTGTGGATGGCGAGCCAGGCCCCCGGCCTCGCCCGCGCTGCGGCTGCCCGCGCGCTGGGGATCGGGGAGGGGGGCGTCGTGCTTCACCCGATGATGGCCGGCGGATCGTTCGGTGCGGCGCTGGAAGTGACGGTCGCCGAACAGGTTGCGCATCTGGCGCGGGAACTGGGACGCCCCGTCCAGCTGACCTGGTCGCGCGCGGAGAGCCTGATGCACACGCCTGTCCGTGCGCCCGCGGTCGGACGGCTGACCGCACGGCTCGACGGGCGCGGGATGGTCGCGGGGTGGCAGGCGCAGATCGCGACACCGCCGGTCGGCCCGGCGCTCCGCGCGCGGCTTGCCGGGCGGACGGCACCCGGCGCGGTGGCCGATCCGCAAGCGGTCGACGGCGCATCGCCTGTGTATCGGCTGCCGGCCTGGGCGGTGTCGCACCACCCGGCTGCCATCGGCGTGCCGGTCGGCTACACCCGCGGTGGCGCGCATATCGCGTCGTGCTTCTTCACCGAAAGCTTCGTCGACGAACTCGCACGGCGGGCGGAAGCCGAGCCCCTGTCCTATCGGATCTCGATGCTGGGCGGGGCGCCCCGGCTGGCCCGGTGCCTGTCGACGGTCGCCACGCTCGGCGGGTGGCAGGGCGGCACGCCGGGCAGCGGGCAGGGGATCGCGTGCCACGCCGTGGCCGGGTCGTACATCGCGCTAATGGTCGAAGGTGGCCTGGGCGACGGCGGCGTGCCCCGGGTCGAACGCATGGTCGCTGCGGTCGATGTCGGGCGTGCGGTCAATCCCGACCTCGTCCGCCAGCAGATCGAAGGCGGGCTGATCTACGGCCTCGCCGCCGCGGTCGGCGCCTCGACCGGCTATTCGGGGGGACTGGCCGACGTCCGATCCTTCCGTGACCTCCAGCTGCCGCGGTTGACGTCGAGCCCCGACATTACCGTCGAACTGATCGACAGCCGTGCCGATCCGGGTGGCGCCAGTGAGCTTGCCGTACCCGTGGTTGCACCTGCGCTCGCCAACGCCATCTTCGCGGCCACCGGACGCCGTATCAGGACATTGCCGCTATGA
- a CDS encoding ferrochelatase: protein MMPTGHPPIPAPKVGVLLINLGTPDSADARAVKRYLGEFLSDRRVVEIPQLLWQPILRGIILNTRPKKSAHAYQQVWTEAGSPLAAITAQQSAALQGAFGPGVIVDWAMRYGNPSIADRIAALKAQGCERILLAPLYPQYCAATTATANDKAFAALAAMRWQPAVRTLPPYYDDPLYIDTLKRSVEDGLLAIDFEPDIILASFHGMPQRTLELGDPYHCHCRKTARLLGDALGRDLRVTFQSRFGRAKWLEPATDTVLEALPGEGKRKVAIVAPGFSADCLETLEELAIRGRESFESAGGTHFAYLPCLNASQIGTEMLRSILSRELAGWVQLP from the coding sequence ATGATGCCCACAGGCCACCCGCCGATCCCCGCGCCGAAGGTCGGCGTGCTGCTCATCAACCTCGGCACGCCCGACAGCGCCGATGCGCGCGCGGTGAAACGCTATCTGGGCGAATTCCTGTCCGACCGCCGCGTCGTGGAAATCCCGCAACTGCTGTGGCAGCCGATCCTGCGCGGCATCATCCTCAACACGCGCCCGAAGAAGTCGGCGCATGCCTATCAACAGGTCTGGACCGAGGCCGGGTCACCGCTCGCCGCGATCACCGCGCAGCAATCGGCGGCGTTGCAGGGGGCGTTCGGACCGGGCGTGATCGTCGATTGGGCGATGCGCTATGGCAACCCGTCGATCGCCGATCGGATTGCGGCGCTCAAGGCGCAGGGCTGCGAACGCATCCTGCTGGCACCCCTCTATCCGCAATATTGCGCGGCGACGACGGCGACCGCCAATGACAAGGCCTTTGCCGCGCTGGCTGCGATGCGCTGGCAGCCGGCGGTTCGGACGCTGCCGCCCTATTACGACGACCCGCTCTACATCGATACGCTGAAGCGATCGGTCGAGGATGGGTTGCTAGCGATCGATTTCGAACCCGATATAATCCTTGCCAGCTTTCACGGCATGCCGCAGCGGACGCTGGAGCTGGGCGACCCCTATCACTGCCACTGCCGCAAGACCGCGCGATTGCTAGGGGATGCGCTTGGGAGAGACCTTCGTGTGACGTTCCAGTCCCGCTTCGGCCGGGCGAAGTGGCTGGAGCCGGCGACCGATACGGTGCTGGAAGCGTTGCCGGGCGAGGGGAAGCGCAAGGTCGCGATCGTCGCACCGGGCTTTTCCGCGGACTGTCTGGAGACGCTGGAGGAACTGGCGATCCGTGGGCGCGAGAGCTTCGAAAGCGCCGGTGGCACGCACTTCGCCTATCTGCCCTGCCTGAATGCCAGCCAGATCGGCACCGAAATGTTGCGCAGCATTTTGTCGCGGGAGCTTGCCGGCTGGGTGCAGCTTCCCTAG
- a CDS encoding NAD(P)-dependent glycerol-3-phosphate dehydrogenase, with protein sequence MKIGVIGGGAWGTALAQVAARGGEPVTLWAREAAVVTAINDTHENTSFLRGVALSASIHATGNLAELGDSDAILVVAPAQHVRAVLSAAGTGATPLVLCAKGIEAGTRMLVGEVAREAAPDAPIAVLSGPTFAHEVAAGQPTAVTLACEDARLRDALAARLASPAFRPYASSDVTGAEIGGAVKNVLAIACGVVEGAGLGLNARAALIARGFAEMTRFGLAKGARAETLAGLSGLGDLVLTCSSTNSRNFSLGVGLGQGVAAEGLLANRQTVAEGAHTAPVLHEAALEIGVDMPVVAAVCDLLAGADVKDIVGRLLARPLKAEV encoded by the coding sequence ATGAAGATCGGCGTCATCGGCGGCGGCGCCTGGGGCACTGCGCTCGCGCAGGTCGCGGCACGTGGCGGGGAGCCGGTCACGCTCTGGGCGCGCGAGGCGGCGGTCGTGACGGCGATCAACGACACGCATGAGAATACCAGCTTCCTGCGTGGCGTGGCGCTAAGCGCATCGATCCATGCGACCGGCAACCTTGCCGAACTGGGCGATAGCGATGCGATCCTGGTCGTCGCACCCGCCCAGCACGTCCGCGCCGTCCTGTCGGCGGCCGGCACCGGCGCGACACCACTGGTGCTCTGCGCGAAGGGGATCGAGGCGGGCACGCGAATGCTGGTCGGTGAAGTTGCGCGCGAAGCCGCCCCCGACGCGCCGATCGCCGTCCTGTCCGGCCCGACCTTCGCGCACGAGGTCGCCGCGGGTCAGCCGACCGCGGTGACGCTCGCCTGCGAGGACGCGCGCCTGCGCGACGCGCTCGCAGCCCGTCTCGCAAGCCCCGCGTTCCGACCTTACGCCAGCAGCGACGTGACCGGCGCGGAGATCGGCGGCGCGGTCAAGAATGTGCTCGCCATCGCCTGCGGGGTCGTCGAGGGCGCGGGGCTTGGCCTCAACGCCCGCGCGGCGTTGATCGCGCGGGGGTTCGCCGAGATGACGCGCTTCGGGCTCGCCAAGGGCGCACGGGCGGAGACGTTGGCCGGATTGTCGGGGTTGGGCGATCTGGTGCTGACCTGCTCGTCGACGAACTCGCGGAATTTTTCGCTGGGTGTCGGGCTCGGACAAGGAGTCGCGGCGGAAGGGCTGCTCGCCAACCGACAGACGGTTGCGGAAGGCGCGCATACCGCGCCGGTGTTGCACGAGGCGGCACTCGAGATCGGGGTCGATATGCCGGTGGTTGCCGCGGTATGCGATCTGCTGGCGGGGGCGGATGTGAAGGACATCGTGGGGCGCCTGCTGGCGCGGCCGCTGAAGGCCGAGGTCTAA
- the tsaD gene encoding tRNA (adenosine(37)-N6)-threonylcarbamoyltransferase complex transferase subunit TsaD translates to MLILGLESSCDETAAAIVTGDRQVLSHALAGQEEAHRPYGGVVPEIAARAHVETIGPLVTRALQQANVSLSDIDAVAATAGPGLIGGVMVGLVTGKALAHAAGKPLVAINHLEGHALSPRLADPALEFPYLLLLVSGGHCQLLLVEGVGAYRRLATTIDDAAGEAFDKTAKLLGLGFPGGPAVEHAARNGDPHAVALPRPLTGTKEPHFSFAGLKAAVARAVGTASSEDLAASFQQAVVDCLVDRTRRAIGRASGATALVVAGGVAANGAVRAALEQLAHAHDLRFVAPPLWLCTDNAAMIAWAGAERFAAGMTDPLDTLARPRWPLDPTAEPVRGAGVKA, encoded by the coding sequence ATGTTGATTTTGGGCCTGGAATCGAGCTGCGACGAGACGGCAGCCGCTATCGTCACCGGTGACCGGCAGGTGCTGTCGCATGCGCTCGCGGGCCAGGAAGAGGCGCATCGTCCTTACGGCGGCGTCGTTCCGGAGATCGCTGCGCGCGCGCACGTCGAGACGATCGGGCCGCTGGTGACCCGCGCCCTGCAACAGGCGAACGTGTCGCTGTCCGACATCGACGCCGTCGCCGCGACCGCCGGGCCGGGATTGATCGGTGGGGTCATGGTCGGTCTGGTCACCGGCAAGGCGCTGGCGCATGCGGCAGGCAAGCCGCTGGTCGCGATCAATCACCTGGAGGGGCATGCGCTGTCGCCGCGGCTGGCCGATCCCGCCCTCGAATTTCCCTATCTGCTCCTGCTCGTCTCCGGCGGGCATTGTCAGCTGTTGCTGGTCGAGGGCGTCGGTGCATACCGCCGGCTGGCGACGACGATCGACGACGCCGCGGGCGAAGCGTTCGACAAGACCGCGAAGTTGCTCGGTCTCGGTTTTCCCGGCGGACCGGCGGTCGAACACGCGGCAAGGAATGGCGACCCGCACGCCGTAGCCCTGCCCCGCCCGCTGACCGGCACGAAGGAGCCGCATTTCTCCTTCGCCGGTCTGAAGGCTGCGGTCGCGCGCGCGGTCGGCACGGCCTCGTCCGAAGATCTCGCCGCGTCGTTCCAGCAGGCGGTCGTCGATTGCTTGGTCGACCGGACACGGCGCGCAATCGGGCGCGCGTCGGGCGCAACCGCGCTGGTCGTTGCCGGCGGGGTCGCGGCCAATGGCGCGGTGCGCGCGGCGCTGGAGCAGCTGGCGCATGCGCATGACCTGCGCTTCGTCGCGCCGCCTCTGTGGCTGTGCACCGACAATGCGGCGATGATCGCGTGGGCGGGGGCCGAGCGCTTCGCCGCCGGGATGACCGACCCGCTCGATACGCTGGCCCGGCCGCGCTGGCCGCTCGACCCGACCGCAGAGCCCGTCCGCGGCGCAGGAGTGAAGGCATGA
- the hemC gene encoding hydroxymethylbilane synthase — translation MSSVIRLGTRGSPLALTQAGLVQRALEAAHPGLHVEIVTIKTTGDRVQDRALAEIGGKALWTKELDRALLAGEIDCAVHSMKDVETVRPIEIVIAAMLPRADVRDRLVGADSFEALPPGARIGTSSPRRAAQVRSLRADLQPVLFRGNVDTRLAKLAAGEADATLLAAAGLERLGRMDVGVPIAIAEMLPAPAQGAVGIECRADDERTQSRLAKIDHPKTRACVLAERTLLAALVADCHSPVAALAQIEGAVLTLSATLYSQDGAHHVSAQESGAPADPAVSRVLAEKLLDLAPEPIRVLFAG, via the coding sequence GTGTCCAGCGTCATCCGTCTCGGTACCCGAGGATCGCCCCTAGCCCTCACCCAGGCGGGCCTCGTCCAGCGCGCGTTGGAGGCGGCCCATCCCGGGCTGCACGTCGAGATCGTCACCATCAAGACGACCGGCGACCGCGTTCAGGACCGTGCGTTGGCGGAGATCGGCGGCAAGGCGTTGTGGACCAAGGAACTCGACCGCGCGCTGCTGGCGGGTGAGATCGACTGCGCGGTGCATTCGATGAAGGATGTCGAGACCGTCCGTCCGATCGAGATCGTCATCGCCGCGATGCTGCCGCGCGCCGATGTGCGCGATCGGCTGGTCGGCGCCGATTCGTTCGAAGCCCTGCCGCCCGGCGCGCGGATCGGCACCAGCAGCCCGCGCCGCGCCGCACAGGTCCGCAGCCTGCGCGCCGACCTGCAACCGGTGCTCTTCCGCGGTAACGTCGATACCCGGCTGGCCAAGCTGGCCGCGGGGGAGGCGGATGCGACCTTGCTCGCCGCGGCGGGGCTCGAGCGGCTCGGACGAATGGACGTCGGGGTGCCGATCGCGATCGCCGAGATGCTTCCCGCGCCGGCCCAGGGTGCGGTCGGGATCGAATGCCGGGCCGACGACGAACGGACACAGTCGCGTCTCGCCAAGATCGATCATCCGAAGACCCGCGCCTGCGTGCTTGCCGAACGCACGCTGCTCGCGGCGCTGGTCGCCGATTGCCACTCGCCGGTCGCGGCGCTGGCGCAGATCGAGGGCGCCGTGCTGACGCTGTCGGCCACGCTCTACTCGCAGGACGGCGCGCATCACGTGTCCGCGCAGGAGAGCGGCGCGCCCGCCGACCCGGCGGTGTCGCGCGTGCTGGCCGAAAAGCTGCTGGACCTGGCACCCGAGCCCATTCGGGTCCTGTTCGCCGGATGA
- a CDS encoding uroporphyrinogen-III synthase — protein MTRALAVLRPEPGNGATAARIEALGHVALRLPLFAIRPLDWNAPDPADFDSLVLSSANAVRAGGPDLARLLPLPVHAVGRATALAAEAAGFTVAAVGEGGVDALDPPGRVLRLVGRDHRASSAARTIVVYASEGLTPDLSALVDATALLHSPRAAARLADRVADRSRVAIAAISAAALAAAGPGWRMTAVADRPTDAALIAAALTLAD, from the coding sequence ATGACGCGGGCGCTGGCCGTGCTGCGGCCGGAGCCGGGCAACGGCGCGACCGCTGCGCGAATCGAAGCGCTCGGCCATGTCGCGCTCCGCCTGCCGCTGTTCGCGATCCGCCCGCTCGACTGGAACGCGCCAGACCCCGCCGATTTCGACAGCCTGGTATTGTCGAGCGCGAACGCGGTGCGCGCAGGCGGACCCGATCTGGCCCGCCTGTTGCCGCTTCCGGTCCACGCTGTCGGGCGGGCCACCGCACTGGCGGCGGAAGCGGCGGGCTTTACCGTAGCTGCGGTCGGGGAGGGCGGAGTCGACGCGCTCGATCCGCCGGGACGGGTTCTGCGTCTGGTCGGACGAGACCATCGCGCGTCTTCGGCTGCCCGGACCATCGTGGTCTACGCGAGCGAAGGCCTGACGCCCGATCTGTCCGCGCTGGTTGATGCGACCGCGCTGCTTCACTCGCCGCGGGCAGCCGCGCGGCTCGCCGATCGGGTCGCGGACAGAAGCCGTGTCGCCATCGCCGCCATCAGTGCCGCCGCCCTGGCCGCCGCCGGCCCCGGTTGGCGGATGACCGCCGTCGCCGATCGGCCGACCGATGCGGCGCTGATCGCCGCCGCGTTGACGCTCGCCGATTGA
- a CDS encoding acyl-CoA dehydrogenase, with protein sequence MGRFDWSDPFALDAQLTDEERMVRDAARGYAREQLLPRVTKAFLDENFDREIMREMGAAGLLGPTIPEEYGGAGLGYVAYGLVAREVEAIDSGYRSAMSVQSSLVMHPINAYGTEEQKRKYLPGLASGELVGCFGLTEPDAGSDPGGMRTRAEKTATGYRLTGSKMWITNSPIADVMVVWAKSDAHGGGIKGFVLERGMAGLSTPKIEGKLSLRASVTGEIVMDGVEVGEDALLPEVQGLKGPFGCLNRARYGIAWGTMGAAEFCFEAARQYTLDRQQFGRPLAATQLVQLKLANMETEIALGLQAALRAGRMFDEGTLAPEAISIIKRNNCGKALDIARVARDMHGGNGISAEFHVIRHAINLETVNTYEGTHDVHGLILGRAITGIAAF encoded by the coding sequence ATGGGCCGGTTCGACTGGAGCGATCCGTTCGCGCTTGACGCACAGCTGACCGACGAGGAGCGGATGGTGCGCGACGCGGCACGGGGGTACGCCCGCGAACAGCTGTTGCCGCGCGTGACGAAGGCCTTCCTCGACGAGAATTTCGACCGCGAGATCATGCGGGAGATGGGCGCGGCCGGGCTGCTCGGCCCGACGATCCCCGAAGAATATGGCGGCGCTGGCCTGGGCTATGTCGCCTACGGCTTGGTCGCGCGCGAGGTGGAGGCGATCGATTCGGGCTATCGCTCGGCGATGAGTGTGCAGTCGAGCCTCGTGATGCACCCGATCAACGCCTATGGCACCGAAGAGCAGAAGCGGAAATATCTGCCCGGTCTCGCCAGTGGCGAGCTGGTCGGCTGCTTCGGGCTGACCGAGCCGGATGCCGGCTCCGACCCCGGCGGCATGCGCACCCGCGCGGAAAAGACCGCGACCGGATACCGGCTGACCGGCTCGAAGATGTGGATCACCAACTCGCCGATCGCCGATGTGATGGTGGTCTGGGCGAAGAGCGATGCGCATGGCGGCGGGATCAAGGGCTTCGTGCTCGAACGCGGCATGGCCGGGCTGTCGACGCCGAAGATCGAAGGCAAGCTGTCCTTGCGCGCCTCGGTAACGGGTGAAATCGTGATGGACGGGGTCGAGGTCGGCGAGGATGCGCTGCTGCCCGAAGTGCAGGGGCTTAAGGGGCCGTTCGGCTGTCTCAACCGCGCGCGCTACGGCATCGCCTGGGGCACGATGGGCGCGGCGGAATTCTGTTTCGAGGCCGCACGGCAGTATACGCTCGACCGGCAGCAGTTCGGCCGGCCGCTAGCGGCGACACAGCTCGTGCAGCTGAAGCTTGCGAACATGGAAACCGAAATCGCGCTGGGCCTGCAGGCGGCGCTGCGTGCCGGGCGGATGTTCGACGAAGGTACGCTGGCGCCCGAAGCGATCAGCATCATCAAGCGCAACAATTGCGGCAAGGCACTCGATATCGCTCGCGTTGCGCGCGACATGCACGGCGGCAACGGAATTTCGGCCGAATTCCATGTCATTCGTCACGCGATCAATCTGGAAACGGTCAATACCTACGAAGGGACGCACGACGTCCATGGGCTGATCCTGGGCCGCGCGATCACGGGGATCGCGGCGTTCTGA
- a CDS encoding PilZ domain-containing protein, giving the protein MCQYGFLPPSHDDTRATARRVVGVEAKVRDRNGSRYKVHVVDLSQTGFKAECVHTLRAGTMIWLSLPGLQSLEAEVAWQRGEFIGAAFHQPLHQAVFDHITRLLAA; this is encoded by the coding sequence ATGTGCCAATACGGGTTCCTGCCGCCCAGCCACGACGACACGCGCGCCACGGCGCGGCGGGTCGTCGGCGTCGAGGCCAAGGTCCGCGATCGTAACGGATCGCGCTACAAGGTGCATGTCGTCGACCTGTCGCAAACCGGCTTCAAGGCCGAATGCGTCCACACCTTGCGTGCCGGCACGATGATCTGGCTGTCGCTGCCCGGCCTGCAGAGCCTGGAGGCGGAGGTCGCCTGGCAGCGCGGCGAATTCATCGGCGCGGCATTCCACCAGCCGCTGCACCAGGCAGTATTCGACCATATCACGCGGTTGCTGGCGGCCTGA
- a CDS encoding sulfite exporter TauE/SafE family protein: protein MLAVTMLGLAKGGFAGMGALSLPIVAMTTSPVRAAAILLPILIVQDVVGVWAFRRDWDGYILGWMLPGAAIGIALGYLFAASVSPDAVLGLVGAVSIVFGAYRLWIERHGPPDAGAGSPGWVGTIFGVLSGFTSQIAHAGQPPYQLWVVPRRLPRDVFVGTTAIFFAVVNWVKVPAYIALGQFTRANLTTSALLLPVAILSTAAGVWLVRRVPAERFYRVIYALMIAVGVKLVWDALV, encoded by the coding sequence GTGCTGGCGGTGACCATGCTCGGTCTCGCCAAGGGTGGGTTCGCGGGCATGGGCGCGCTGTCGCTCCCGATCGTGGCGATGACGACGTCGCCGGTGCGCGCTGCCGCGATTCTGCTGCCGATCCTGATCGTCCAGGATGTCGTCGGCGTCTGGGCCTTCCGCCGCGATTGGGACGGGTATATCCTCGGCTGGATGCTCCCCGGGGCGGCCATCGGCATTGCGCTCGGCTATCTGTTCGCAGCCTCCGTATCGCCGGACGCCGTCCTGGGTCTGGTCGGCGCGGTGTCGATCGTATTCGGCGCATACCGGCTATGGATCGAACGCCACGGCCCGCCCGACGCCGGCGCCGGTTCGCCCGGCTGGGTGGGCACGATCTTCGGCGTCCTGTCGGGCTTCACCAGCCAGATCGCGCACGCGGGTCAGCCGCCCTACCAGCTTTGGGTCGTTCCCCGCCGCCTGCCCCGCGACGTCTTCGTCGGCACGACCGCGATCTTCTTCGCGGTGGTCAATTGGGTGAAGGTTCCGGCCTATATCGCGCTGGGCCAGTTCACACGCGCGAACCTGACGACGTCGGCCCTGCTGCTCCCGGTCGCGATCCTGTCGACCGCCGCGGGCGTGTGGCTCGTGCGGCGGGTTCCAGCCGAACGCTTCTACCGCGTGATCTACGCGCTGATGATCGCGGTCGGGGTCAAATTGGTGTGGGATGCGCTGGTCTGA
- a CDS encoding sterol desaturase family protein, with translation MSLPLGILLFLTTVLFMEGFAYVMHRWVMHGPGWFLHKSHHEPREGNWELNDLYAVIFAVPSFVLLLGGVQLGWWPGFAWIGAGIAAYGAIYFGFHDIIVHRRLPTRYLPKSNYMKRIVQAHRLHHAVETKRGTVSFGFLWAPKPEDLKAELKRRANAGVRAPRGVREAAE, from the coding sequence ATGTCCCTGCCGCTTGGCATCCTGCTGTTTCTTACCACCGTGCTGTTCATGGAGGGCTTCGCCTATGTCATGCACCGTTGGGTGATGCACGGCCCCGGCTGGTTCCTGCACAAGAGCCACCACGAACCTCGTGAAGGCAATTGGGAGTTGAACGACCTGTACGCCGTCATTTTCGCGGTGCCGTCGTTCGTGCTGTTGCTGGGCGGAGTCCAGCTCGGCTGGTGGCCGGGCTTTGCATGGATCGGCGCAGGGATCGCCGCTTACGGTGCGATCTACTTCGGCTTCCACGACATCATCGTCCACCGCCGCCTGCCGACACGCTATCTGCCGAAATCCAACTACATGAAACGAATCGTACAGGCGCACCGGCTGCATCATGCGGTCGAGACGAAGCGGGGCACCGTCAGCTTCGGCTTCCTATGGGCGCCCAAGCCCGAGGATCTGAAGGCGGAACTCAAGCGCCGTGCCAACGCCGGCGTCCGCGCACCACGCGGCGTTCGAGAAGCTGCGGAATGA
- the sucC gene encoding ADP-forming succinate--CoA ligase subunit beta produces MNIHEYQAKELLAKFGVPVPAGFAALSVEEAVEASKKLPGPLYVVKAQIHAGGRGKGKFKELPAEAKGGVRLAKTEDEVRHAATEMLGNTLVTIQTGEAGKQVNRLYVTDGVDIAKEFYLALLVNRATGRVSMVASTEGGMDIETVAHDTPEKIHSIDIDTATGFMPHHGRAVAAALDLTGDLAKQAANVASKLYDAFLGTDAEQIEINPLAVTDDGKLMVLDAKVGFDGNAMFRHKELMELRDETEEDPAELEASKYDLAYIKLDGDIGCMVNGAGLAMATMDIIKLNGMFPANFLDVGGGANKEKVTAAFKIILQDPNVKGILVNIFGGIMRCDIIADGIVAAAKEVNLSVPLVVRLEGTNVEKGKEILSNSGLAIVPANDLGDAAKKIVAEVQKVA; encoded by the coding sequence ATGAACATCCATGAGTATCAGGCGAAGGAATTGCTGGCGAAGTTCGGCGTTCCCGTCCCCGCAGGCTTCGCCGCGCTGTCCGTCGAGGAAGCCGTCGAAGCGTCGAAGAAGCTGCCCGGACCGCTCTACGTCGTAAAGGCGCAGATCCATGCCGGCGGCCGCGGCAAGGGCAAGTTCAAGGAACTGCCGGCCGAGGCCAAGGGCGGCGTCCGCCTGGCCAAGACCGAGGACGAGGTTCGTCACGCCGCGACCGAAATGCTCGGCAACACGCTGGTCACGATCCAGACGGGTGAGGCGGGCAAGCAGGTCAACCGCCTGTACGTGACCGACGGCGTCGACATCGCGAAGGAATTCTACCTCGCGCTGCTCGTCAACCGCGCGACCGGCCGGGTTTCGATGGTCGCCTCGACCGAAGGTGGCATGGACATCGAAACCGTCGCGCATGATACGCCCGAGAAGATCCACTCGATCGATATCGACACCGCGACCGGCTTCATGCCGCACCACGGCCGTGCCGTCGCCGCCGCGCTCGACCTGACCGGCGACCTTGCCAAGCAGGCCGCCAACGTCGCATCGAAGCTGTACGACGCGTTCCTGGGCACCGACGCCGAGCAGATCGAAATCAACCCGCTGGCCGTCACCGACGATGGCAAGCTGATGGTGCTCGATGCCAAGGTCGGCTTCGACGGGAACGCCATGTTCCGGCACAAGGAGCTGATGGAGCTGCGTGACGAGACCGAGGAAGATCCGGCCGAGCTCGAAGCGTCGAAGTACGACCTCGCCTACATCAAGCTCGATGGCGACATCGGCTGCATGGTCAATGGCGCCGGTCTCGCCATGGCGACGATGGACATCATCAAGCTCAACGGCATGTTCCCGGCCAACTTCCTCGACGTCGGCGGCGGCGCGAACAAGGAAAAGGTCACCGCGGCGTTCAAGATCATCCTTCAGGATCCGAACGTTAAGGGCATTCTGGTCAACATCTTCGGCGGCATCATGCGCTGCGACATCATCGCCGACGGCATCGTCGCCGCGGCGAAGGAAGTGAACCTGTCGGTTCCGCTGGTCGTCCGCCTGGAGGGCACCAACGTCGAGAAGGGCAAGGAAATCCTGTCCAACTCGGGCCTCGCCATCGTTCCCGCCAACGACCTGGGCGATGCGGCGAAGAAGATCGTCGCCGAAGTGCAGAAGGTCGCCTGA